The genomic region CAAGTGGGTCTTCACAGTAAAGCAGACTCCTGAAGGAAAGATTGACAGGTACAAAGCAAGACTGGTGGCGAAGGGATATAGTCAGACATATGGGATCGACTATGATGAGACCTTTGCACCTATGGCAAAAATGGGCACGGTGAGGACCTTAATCTCATGCGCGGCCAACTTTGGTTGGCCTCTTCATCAGCTGGATGTGAAGAATGCATTTCTCCATGGTGATCTGAAGGAAGAGATCTATATGGAAATTCCACCTGGATTTGCAAATAAACAGACTATTGGGAAAGTGTGCAGACTTAAGAAGTCGCTTTATGGCCTAAAGCAGTCACCACGTGCATGGTTTGATAGATTCAGGCGAGTTGTGTGTGAAATGGGCTATCATCAATGCAATGGAGATCACACAGTCTTCTACAAACATCAGGACTCTTGTATCACTATTCTAGcggtttatgttgatgatatagtgATCACTGGAGATGATGCGAAGGAGATcaagaaactgaaggaaaggCCAAGTAGAGCCTTTGAGGTAAAGGACCTTGGACCTCTCCGATACTTCCTTGGGATTGAGATAGCTAGATCATCTCAGGGAATTATTCTCTCCCAAAGAAAGTATGTCCTCGACCTTTTGTCAGAGataggaatgcttgggtgtcgccCATGTGGCTCACCCATCGATAGGAATCACCAAACTTGTGTTGAGTCAGGTGACCCTATAGATCGGGAAAGATATCAGAGGGTAGTTGGTCGTTTGATATATCTTTGCCATACAAGACCGGACACTGCTTATGCAGTAAGTGTGGTGAGTAGGTATATGCATGATCCTAGAACTGGGCATATGAAGATAGTTTATCAAATCCTGAGATACCTAAAGGGAACCCCTGGCAAGGGATTGTGGTTTAGACCAAATCAACATATGAATTTGGAGGGGTATTGTGATGCGGACTGGGCAAGCAGTAGGGATGATCGGAGATCCACTTCTGGATATTGTGTATTTGTGGGAGGTAATCTGGTTTCATGGAGAAGCAAGAAGCAAGTTGTGGTATCTCGGTCCACTGCAGAGGCTGAACATAGAGCAATGGCTCTAGTAGTGTGTGAAATGATATGGTTGAAGGGTCTCTTGAAGGAGCTTCAAGTGTTGAAGAATGAGACGATGTCGCTCCATTGTGACAATGTGGCAGCAATCAACATAGCAAATAATCCAGTTCAGTTTGATCGCATGAAGCATGTGGAGATTGATAAGTTCTTTATCAAAGAGAAGATTGATAGTGGGGCTTTGAAGTTGAAGTATGTCAAATCTCGTAATCAAGTAGCGGATAGTCTCACAAAAGGTTTAGGTTCTAAGGATAATGAGTTGGCATGTAACAAGATGGGAATGTTAAATATATTTAGCCCATCTTGAGGGGGAGTGTTGCTGTAATTATAAACAAGTGTAAGGGTCTATCTGTAAAGTGAAGTAGTATAATGGAAGTGAGAGGTGCTGTGTGATATTGACACACACCAAAATTCAATAAATAGAAACCTAGTACACCCTAAACCCAGAAGATAGGCACATTGTTGTTCTGAAGCACAACTTTTGACATGTAAAAGGATTAATTCAGGTGTCTATTCTATATCTGAGAACCATTCATAGCTTTCATATTTTGTTAGAATTGCTCGGTATCGGTACAGCTCACTCTCCAAGTTTTTTTCAACTGGTCATTGCAACCTTCAAAATTCTTCAAATTGGAGTTGCAGGTATGTTGAGAGTATTTAGTTGAGCAATTTTGTCATTATTTTAGATTGAGCACATATGTTTATAGCATATTTTTCCTGCAAATTCCAAATCCTGCATGAATCTTGTGTCTGGATCTATGTCAACCATGATGTTTGGTCATCTTTACCTATCTGTTAGTGTTGTTACTAAATGACACAAGTCATGTAGGTGTTTGGATGAAAAAGTGGTTTATAGGTGCTATTTGCAGTACAACAGAATATTCTTACTCACTTTGGGTTATGATTGTTGTAGAGAGCTTTAGAATTGGATGTGTGGGAGTTTTATTTTTTTAGTACCAAATGTTAGTGCCTGAAGCATATAGAAGCATTAAGCTCTTCTTCAATAGTTACTATTACTTCCAAGTGTTATTTCATGAATATCATGTTCATTTATATTTATTTGTCAATCAAGTAAATTTTTTATTGTTAAAAATGATCTAGCCCCCCATGCCCTCCAACTTCAGGATTTTTTGTATAGGTAGTTATTATACCCAATCTGTTAATGATTTCATTACCTATCCTTGATATGCTAACATGTTAAGTTTATGATTTTTTATTCAATGAATGACAACTAGCAAATTTGGCAATACTTTGTAAATTGTCACATGTCTAACCTACCCCagcttgcttgggactaaaaagTTTTGTTGTTGTATATCAATTATTGAGTTCTCTCTATCGTGCATTGCAGGTTTATAGATCAATTGGTGATGCTTAtctcaaaaaatacaagaattCTATAGGAAACCCCTATATGCAAAATTCCGCCTCCGTGAACCTTTTCACAAACCAATAGTAAGTTCAGAACCATCAATCACTGTGCAACGACTACAACCATACGACTAATTTCTCATATTTACCTCTGATGCACTTTGGGAGCACTTGACCAGCCAAGATGCTGTTGATATTGTTCGAAGTAGCCCCTGCAGTGTAAGTTGTTTCACCTCTGCTGTATTTCAAATTACTTTGGATACTCACTACATACTTCTGTTGATGGGGCATGTAGTACTATGTGTTTAGGATAGTATGATGAATTCGCTTACTGTATAGCTGACTATTGCTACACAAAAGAGTTGCATCTTCTAAAAATTGTGAACACCTTTTACAAATATCATTGATTTCATAGTAACAGCAATATAATCCTTGGGCCCTGGGCAAGTACACCATCATGCTTATTTTGAAATATATATAAACAAAATAAAAGGGGCAAATGGTTAGCAAATAATAATACATTTTAGGCAAGGTAAACAAAAGAACCATTGCTATAGAATTGTGATTGATTGCCATAGAGTAGAACCGATAGCTCCCAGTACTTAGCATCAAGGCCTTTTTACCTTATTTAGCCAAAACAGCGTGGTCATATACTAGATTATATTAAAAACCTCTCCAGACAATGAGGTTTTCTTAACTCCTAACTAGACGATCAACACCTTAGAACAGATCAAAATTGTTGTCGCTTCAGGACTCTCCATCCACAGTTATAGAAAAATTGTTCACCAAGACTCCTACATTTTTATAATACCTCTCATTCAAAAACAATACAATGACGTTACTAATTGGAGCCGAAATAATATGTATGCTATTTTTTGCAGGTTGCAAAAAAGCTTATGTATCCACCACTTATCAGTACAGTGAAAAAACGTATTTAAGTTTTCCTTGTTCAAATCTCTTTTGTTCATCTTACACAAGAGTGCTAACAGAATACAATAACAACCATTTATCATATAGGTTCCATGTTAGTAGATCAATCAAATACGATGTTACCAGCCTAGAAAATGATGATACCGCCGAAGAAAAGCAGGTAAGAGTAAGACCTCTTTTTCTCTCACTAACTTGCCAGATTTCATTTTCATACAATCTTGCCAGTTTTTTTGCATTTAAAATAAATGACTAAACATGCTCACTTCTGTGCAAGTATGTTCCATATGTAGTTTATTTCAGAACCAACTAAGGAATATATCCAGCTACTCTATCTTTTTATATATACAACCTACAATATACATATTATCTTATAAAATACAatacttttatcacttatattaTAAATGTTCTCTACGCCCGCGGGCGTGCATCAGTTactagcattttagaagtaataatCCCAACCATACATTCATGTCATCCATACATTCAGGTCATGCATTATTATTTTAGAAGTTAATAGGCTCAGGAACACGGTATTTACAACAGGACTTCACGATCGCCGCGGCTGAATCATGCATACATGCATTCAGGTCATCCAACTCAGCCATCCATACACGAAAGAATAGTGCCAAAACGGGAgcaaattatttatttattttactgAATCAATATTAACTAAAAGAGTAGCAGGAAGCTATATTAACTAAAAGAGTAGAATATAATGTAATGGGCTAATACTAAAACGGAGGTACATTAATCCAGTATGGTTCTGTGTGCACGACCTTCAAATCTAGCTGGTCGTGAACCTGGACAGTCTCCAGGGACTGCTCCTGTACATCATAGATGTATAGATCCCTGTCGCCAAGTAAGAAGTGGAGGAAGAAGTAGAGGGTGCTGCCTTTCAGGTTATTGGTGCTTGCAGAGCACCAAGTTGCCATGTTGGTGCCCATCAAGAGAAAAGCCCTGTCACCGATATCATCCACCCGGTGCCAGGCCACGgtttcctcgccgcaggagtcCTCCATCTTGAAGATTCCAGCGGCACTAACGTTGGTGGGATCAAAACCGACATAGAAGACGCAGACGGCAAAAAGCTCGTCCATGGACTCTACCAAGTGGATGCTGGCAGAGCAGACGCCGTCAGGAAACTTGATGCCGAACTCTGGGGAGACATCAAACTCGTGGAACTCTGCGGTGGGAGGGTGGCCATGATCGGACGGGAAATCTAAGTCAACGACGCACATCTTGTTTTGGTGCGATTCCATGAAGCAAAAATGCAGCTTCCCTTTAAGCGCGGCGACGCTTCTGATGACGTTCTTGGTGGGCGTAGAGGGGGTGCGGAACTCATCGGGGAACTCGTAGTCGCCAATGTCGTAGGTGTGCTGTCCCCACCTCCGGTCAGCCCCGCCATTGACACGGCAGAACCACATGAGAGGATCGGCGACGTCGAGGAGCACGACGGCGCAGTCCGGGTGGGCGGCGGAGTTGTGGGTGAGCAGGCACTTGCAGTTGGTGGGGATGTGGTGGTCGTCATGTATGGGTGGGAGGGTGATGGTCTCCCCGGTGAGCGGATGCCACATGGAGGCCTCCGACGTCACTTCTCCATGCCCAAGGATGACCAGCCAGCCTTGAGGCGTGCTGAAGAAGTTGCCCTCCATGGCCTGAGGCCTGCTGTCGTGCGTGTAGACGATGCTCCGCTCAGGCAGGCTGTACATGAGCATCTTTGCGGCAGCGGTAGGAGTAGAGCCGGCGGGATCCTCGTACTCGTAGACGAGTAAGGGAACAGAGGAGAGGACCTGCGGCGGTGACTGGATGCTAGTCCTCCTGCCGCCGCGGCCATTGCTGCGGCCGGCGTTCAATAGCATGCCCACCATGATGGTAGGTTGTACCTGCTGCCATGATTCAAATTGCAAGCGTAACTATAAAATCTAAGCAAAACAGGTATGTAGATTGGGGATAGCTCACCAGCAAGATGTCGTCGAATCGATTCGTGGGAGGCAGAGGTGCTACAGCTAATggatctccaaatcttgagacgcAGAGGTGCTACAGCTAGATGCAGATTGGCTCGCTTTATATAGTCATCCGCCGCCGGATCGGATGGGAGGAGTTCCGCTCGAATCGGGGAATTGCACTCCCCGCCCAAACAACCACGCACAAAATCAGGAGGCAATTTCTGCGCGTCCTCTGATGCGGGCTCAGTTGGGCCGACGCCGCCATTCACTACTATTTGCCTGGTGATGTGTAGCAGGGCAGCAACAGAGAAACAAATTCAGGTCGGTCAAAGAAATCATCGGTCTGGGTCTGTTTTACAAACTACGGTGCGGCAACCTCGCAAGTGACAATTCTATCATGTTACATATTTGTTTCTGAAAACTCGACTACAGCAAGCAAGACGTAGATTGGCTTCGACGAACCAGGGCAGGAGCGCATCGCCTGGCACAAATGAACTACTCAGTTCTACCGGCAAAGTCATTTAGGTCTGATGTGGAATCTCTTACCATGCCCCATTTTGTCCCAGACTGTCCAGTCAACAAAACCAGTTCCCTGTTGCAGTTCTCTTTTGATCCGAGCAGTCTTCTAACTTCTGATTGGTTAAGGCCATCTACCTGATGTAGCTATGCAGTTGAAACATTGAGATTAGTGTTCTCTAAAAGAAGGGGAACACTGAGAAATTGAATTCGGTGACAATATTCTCAACAGCTGGATATTTATAGATCTACTTGTGAGTTGAAACTGCGCTACTGCACTGAAGTAACCTACATTTTTTCCAACTCCAATAGTAGGAATGTCTGCAAGAACGCCGAGATGACAAGCTAAACCAAAACCTGCTGGATGCAGAAGCTACAGGGTGTGACCCAACGACATATATTAAAAAAACAATGTAAGGAAGATATAAAGAACATATTATGTTGATTTTACATTCCTGAAGCTTTGTGGGTTATTTTATATGCATACCAGACAAGATGAACCATATCACCAAGTCTTTTTGCTGAGGCATTCTTTTTCTCAAAATAGCATAGAAACAGAAAATGCTCCATTTTCAATGGATACTAATAGCAATAGCCTAGCATAGTTGAGAAAGATTGTCTATTTCACCGGATCTTTCCAATAAGGATTCATATATTGAGGCAGTTTTCTGTTTTCTCTCAATATACCAAATCTTCTGAAGCAACAGAGAAACTATTCTAAAATGAGCACAGGTTTCCTTACCAAAAAAAAACTAAGGTTCTTATGAAATCCAATAACACGATGCACACATCATAGATTATTTTACAATCTATCTATAAAATCTAAGTTTACATGTACAAAATGCCAACATTGTCAAATAAAGCATTAAACTAGCTGTCTAGCTATATGCAACAAGTTAGCTACTTGAAACCATTACTGTGAAAATGAGACTGCCAGTATCAGCAAGCGATTAATGTGTTTTACCTCGCGGATGGAGCAATCCATTTCCATCAACCATGAGCAACTGCAGCAGGGCAGAATGGTAAAACCTTAGAAAAGGCAAGGGCAAATACAGTTAAAAGATATATTGATTCAGAAGATGTTATAACCTATGGTGATTATGCAAGACATCTCAAAAACTAAAATGATTTGTAGTCATGAAATGTAATCGCTTGAACAGTATAATTCTTCAAATGTGTAGCTCCAGTAGTCAGTGAGTGTATTTACATGATAATAAAGAACAGCATATGCCTTGTTTAATTTCCTATTGGCCCCTTATGCAACCTGAACATTTTAGAAAGTGATGGTATGGTATCACTTACAAGTTACAATTGAAGCGCAAAGGATTTTTATCGACTAAATTTCTTGTTGCAGCAACCGAATGAATTTTACCTGTGGGCAGAAATGAGGTGCATTGATCTTCACCTTTTCCAAGAGTCCAAGAAGAACTGGAGCCTGTAATGATAGATAGATTGGTTTGCTTGTTCAACATACATGTTGGTACAGTTTAACAATAACATGAAATTATATATCATACATTTTTATCAGACAACACAAAAGAAAGAATTTTTGAAAGACATGCACCTTTCTCAAGATCTATGATTTTGGATTGATCATACTAGAATCCCTTGGCTCTAGACTTTAGAGGCAGTAAGAACGAACAGTTAGCAACAGGCCATGTCACACTTCTTGCAGCAAAGGTAACAACTTAATTAttggttgaaaattgaaagacagcAATTTTTCTATGAAAACAATTGCACGCCCAAAAATGCATAATACCTCTCTGAATGCAAGAAAACCAGGAATATATGGCACTTGCAGTCGAACAACATTGAACTCTTCATGGACAACTTCTAAAGTATCGGCATTGAGGACTACCACCGCGGCACATGCTGTGGATGGGTCTTCCTTCAAGAAGCTGATGTCAGTCCCACCAATATACTTCAGTTTGCACCACTCAGGTTCATCTAAACCTGAGCCCACCGAAGGTAAACTCCAGGCAAATTCATCTTCAAGAATAAGTTTACTCTTGAGCATGTCTTGTGTTCTGTATGGCCAAACACCAGCAAGAGATATGAGTCAACTCCTCTTGGCAGACTGAAGAGATGACTACAAACAGGTGGTAGAAGGGGACCAAGGCATACTTGATCCATTCTTGTTTCTGCATCACTAAGTCATGATCATCTCCTTCTTGATACCCTTGAGCATCATCCATTCCTATTGTACTCCTCAAAGACAGCTAATTCAAGGTGGTTCTGAACCCTCCAGAGTCCAGAGAAGATGACAGACCTAGCTGTCAACAAAATGTAGAAAGCGCAATTCAGCAATAGGACCCATAAGATGCAGATTGATGTTCAAAATAATGAGTAGCATTGTGGCAGGCTCTCGGTGCAGTGATTAAGAGCTCATCGTGCCCCCAACCCCCCACCCCACCCACTCTTTGGACGTTTCCCCTAGGGTCAATGGCTGAGCTGGTTAATTTTCACACCTAGGGCTACCATCAAAGTACACCAACACCTTGTCAAATACCACTCCCACACGGCCACACCGGGTCTAATACAGATAGATAACAAAACTAGCTCATAAATGCATAAGTTTAGAAGATATCTCAATTCCATGCTTAAATCCACAGCATGCTTGATGAAAACATGGAAGTGGTAAAACAATGCCTAATTAATGAAGGTTTCGGTTCGCCACTTCGCCATCGCCTCTCATATCTTCATCAAAAATAGAATTTATGTCTTGGTCCTCTTCACTCTGCAAGTGACATGAGATTTCTCGATTGGGGAATTTAACATTGAAATAAAGATTAGGGTTCGGGAATTTACCTTGCCGCTCTCTGGGGACTGAACTTGGGCCTGGCTTGCTGTTGCTATCGGCTTGTCgcgagttaggcaaagtgtggcaagttaggcatcaaaccaaacaagcccttactGAACAAatcattagatgctaaaattataGAGTTAGAGCTATAAGTCTTTAAAAAACATTTAGAtaagttattttatttattagataaaattatttttaaaactatttaaattaATATTATAAATTATAATTCTACACTGGTGCTAAAATCTAAAGCCATTCGAAACATCTCCTATATGTGAACAACATTTTTTCGAAAATCTCTCGTCTATATTTCAGTACAGTCATCTCTATTATGTCCTTTATACGTTAAATATTAAATGATtatattaaagacattttttTATTTAGATTTTCAAAGTTTGCATATTAGTTAAACAAAGTTTTGCTATGCTCTCAAATATTGCTTAATTACTATTTAAAGTATAAAAAATAGATTGAGAAGATAAGATAGGAGTCTATATATACAGGATATGAGCATCTATATTTAAAGGACTCTGTTAACGCATACAGAGGAGGGAAATCTATTTAAATATAGGGTAGGGGAGTGTCCGTGATTTGAgtaagcacatgtagggatggtaattttacccgcgggttcgGATATCCGGGTTCGGACACGAAATTTGACCAGCGGGTCTTACCCGTACCCGACTCGATTTTTATTACGTGTCGGATATGGATTTGATTTCTTACCCGCGGGTACCCGACGGATATCCAAAAATAGTGATTTTAGATTTTTCAACCTACCAGTACGCTAGCTAGCCGTCCATCCTCGACAGCTCATCCTACTGCCATCCCTTCCTATCTGATGATGCTTCTGATCTGGTTCTAGTACTAGTGTCAATACGTTTGATAAAGTGCCAGTACATAGTACCAGTGCTATCTAGTacgagtgtgtttggtttgatgaatgAAGTGATCTATCtttttctcactcctcacttttttatttggtttgtggaatagaatgggttgatccatcaccactccATTCCTCATaaactaataattagtatatacatgaggagtgggttgataccaccaaaattgatggaatgaacttatgatgcatcacctcataaagcatagagtgactccacaaaccaaacacatcatACAAGTACTTGAGCTAGGAGAGTGTTAATACACCAGATGACTGTGCTAGCTACTCTCCGATCTTGACGATTTGGAAGTTTATTAAAAAAACATTAGCAACACATGTCTATGGCTACATCTGCACGACTGCATTGTGCAACAACATTATGTGCCTCCGGTGATCATGACGATGTGCGACGCTCAGAACTACACTAGACTTCATTTAGGGAGAATACACCAAGCTGCTATACCCGACGGGTACCCGATATCCAcgccgatacccgatgggtacgaGCACGGGTACAAAATTTTACCCGTGGGTATAGTCATGGGCAGATATGGATAATCCCTACGGGTATGGTCGCGGGCGGGTATTTACTCTACCCGATCCGAAcccgacccgttgccatccctaagcACATGCaagtaaaaatgtgatgtgtgctTTAGATTCAGATGGTGTACGAGGTAAATGCAAGAGTTATACTAATTCGGGTCAAATGTCCCTACTACAGTCTTCAATGTCTTGTGCTGTCGGCACCTAATTGCTAGTAGTATGGGGTTACAAGTAGGCGAGAGAGGGAACGAGCTCTCAAATCTCTGATCTAAGTGTCTGTGGGTCCGACTGTGTGTTATCAGCTAGAGCCCTCTGGGTTCAAGTGCCTCAAGGCTCATGGGGACTCTCctccttgaaagggaattaggcttacacctatttcctaattgattttggtggttgaattgcccaacacaaataattggactaactagtttgctctagtctataagttctacaggtgtcaaaggttcacaataagtcaataaaaagaccaagaatgggttcgaacaaagagagcaagggacaaccgaagtgtgccctggtctggcgcaccggactgttcggtgtgccaccggacagtgtccggtgcactccaAGCTAAACTCCTTACCTTCGGGAatactcagaggcgctccgctataattcaccggactgtccggtgccccaagggagagcaactctgaactcgccagcttcgggaatctgctccgctataattcaccggactgtccggtgagtcaccggacagtgtccggtgcacaccgaactgtccggtgtgacagcggagcaacggctacttcgcgtgcaacggtcgactgcaacgcattaaatgcgcgcctgcgcgcgcagaggagcagagcacgcgcggttggcacaccggacagcctacagggcctgtccgatgcaccacctgaaagggaaatgtgcccttgggccatttctaagtattttggtgatttagtgtccaacacaagtgcttaagtgataagttatgccaaatgatggataaggtgcaaatcaatacaaaggtatgattctagacttagtacattggtttttgtgtactaacatgtttgtctaagtgttagaatcagagaaaatacaattggaaaagtgTGGCTcaaagcagccaagagtctgctcagtctgggtgcaccggactgtccggtggtgcaccggatagtgtccggtgcgcgagGCTGGCTTGGgcaaactagctgctctcgggacttcgacggcggcgtacggctataaatcaccggactgtccggtggtgcaccggactgtccggtgagccaacagtcggtcgggccaacggtcggccgcgtaatctgtgtgcgacgcgtggccgagccaacggctagaagggggcaccggacagtgtccggtgcgccaacggctccaaagcgccaacggtcggcttcgccaaagaaggaaagaaatccgcaccggacagtgtccggtggtgcaccggactgtccggtgcgccaggcgacagaaggcaagaattgccttcctggaatgctctcaacggctcctagctgccttggggctataaaagggtcccctaggcgcatggaggagaacaaccaagcattctctaagcatccctaagcaccaagacttcgattccgcgcatttgattctttgtgatagcaactagagctccatttgagttgtgaactcgccgggttgtgttgtgagctcttgttgtgacttgtgtgcgtgttggtactctgatttcgtgtcttgtgtgcgttgctcatccctcccttactctatgcttctttgtgaacctcaaagtgtaagggcgagaggctccaagttgtggagattcctcgcaaacgggatatagtaaagcaaagcaaaacaccgtggtattcaagtgggtcgttgg from Zea mays cultivar B73 chromosome 6, Zm-B73-REFERENCE-NAM-5.0, whole genome shotgun sequence harbors:
- the LOC100384217 gene encoding uncharacterized protein isoform X1, producing the protein MVGMLLNAGRSNGRGGRRTSIQSPPQVLSSVPLLVYEYEDPAGSTPTAAAKMLMYSLPERSIVYTHDSRPQAMEGNFFSTPQGWLVILGHGEVTSEASMWHPLTGETITLPPIHDDHHIPTNCKCLLTHNSAAHPDCAVVLLDVADPLMWFCRVNGGADRRWGQHTYDIGDYEFPDEFRTPSTPTKNVIRSVAALKGKLHFCFMESHQNKMCVVDLDFPSDHGHPPTAEFHEFDVSPEFGIKFPDGVCSASIHLVESMDELFAVCVFYVGFDPTNVSAAGIFKMEDSCGEETVAWHRVDDIGDRAFLLMGTNMATWCSASTNNLKGSTLYFFLHFLLGDRDLYIYDVQEQSLETVQVHDQLDLKVVHTEPYWINVPPF